The proteins below come from a single Acidimicrobiales bacterium genomic window:
- the aroA gene encoding 3-phosphoshikimate 1-carboxyvinyltransferase, protein MTTRVITPVAGPVRGRVVVPGSKSITNRALLVAALAEGTSTLTGALVADDSTAMIEAVRALGASVDARDGGRTLGVDGIGGRLPRSATALYAHQAATVGRFVAAVAAASPVAITIDADPQLRARPMAPLFEALRALGADVRDTDGFLPATIFGPAKGGSVTVAAGISSQFISALLIAGPLFPKGVQVTLDGARVSEGYVAMTSAVMAQFGIRPAIYPSTCAVGPGVYRAADYAIEPDASAASYFYAAAAVTGGAVEVEGLERGSNLQSDWRVMEIMQSMGPELRGVDVDMSDCSDMVPTLAVVAACGSSPTRIHNVEFIRRKETDRVAVTVRELRRCGVEVEEHPDGMTIHPGARHGAVIDPAGDHRMAMAFAVLGLVTPGIEISDAECVSKTFPDFFDVLDRLTAA, encoded by the coding sequence ATGACGACGCGGGTCATCACGCCCGTGGCCGGGCCGGTGCGCGGCCGCGTCGTCGTGCCGGGATCGAAGAGCATCACCAACCGCGCGCTGTTGGTCGCGGCCCTGGCCGAAGGAACCTCCACGCTGACCGGCGCGCTGGTGGCTGACGACTCGACGGCGATGATCGAAGCGGTGCGGGCCCTCGGCGCATCAGTGGACGCGCGCGACGGCGGGCGCACGCTCGGCGTGGACGGCATCGGGGGCCGCCTGCCGCGGTCAGCTACCGCGCTGTACGCCCACCAGGCGGCGACGGTGGGCCGGTTCGTGGCCGCCGTCGCGGCGGCGTCGCCGGTGGCCATCACCATCGACGCCGACCCGCAGTTGCGGGCGCGGCCGATGGCCCCGCTGTTCGAGGCGCTGCGGGCGCTGGGCGCCGACGTGCGCGACACCGACGGCTTCCTGCCGGCGACGATTTTCGGCCCGGCCAAGGGCGGATCGGTCACCGTGGCGGCGGGCATCTCGAGCCAGTTCATTTCGGCGCTACTCATTGCCGGCCCGCTGTTCCCCAAGGGTGTGCAGGTGACGCTCGACGGGGCCCGGGTGTCGGAGGGCTACGTCGCCATGACCTCTGCGGTGATGGCGCAATTCGGGATTCGCCCGGCGATCTACCCCTCGACCTGTGCCGTCGGTCCGGGCGTGTACCGCGCCGCCGACTACGCCATCGAGCCCGACGCCAGCGCCGCGTCGTACTTCTACGCGGCGGCGGCCGTGACCGGCGGCGCGGTCGAGGTTGAGGGGCTGGAGCGCGGCAGCAACCTGCAGTCGGACTGGCGGGTGATGGAGATCATGCAGAGCATGGGACCGGAGCTGCGCGGCGTTGACGTCGACATGTCCGACTGCTCCGACATGGTGCCCACGCTCGCCGTCGTCGCCGCCTGCGGGTCGTCGCCGACGCGAATTCACAATGTCGAGTTCATCCGGCGCAAGGAGACCGACCGCGTCGCCGTGACGGTGCGCGAGCTGCGGCGCTGCGGTGTGGAGGTCGAAGAGCACCCAGACGGGATGACGATCCACCCCGGCGCCCGCCATGGCGCGGTGATCGACCCCGCCGGCGATCATCGGATGGCGATGGCCTTCGCCGTCCTCGGTCTCGTCACGCCGGGTATCGAGATCAGCGACGCCGAATGCGTCTCCAAGACGTTCCCGGATTTCTTCGACGTGCTGGATAGGTTGACCGCCGCATGA
- a CDS encoding prephenate dehydrogenase/arogenate dehydrogenase family protein translates to MARRASIVGTGLIGASVALALRAHGWHVSGVDRDEAHAADALAAGVVDAIGLDPDSELVVVAVPVSSVADAVRDALAACPRATVTDVGSVKAPIVAAVADDRFVGGHPMAGSEQDGLKGADANLFNGATWVLTPTDGTDPERYADLRATVSSIGADVVELRPERHDALVALVSHVPHLTAATLMGIAASRAEEHATLLRLAAGGFRDMTRIAAGHPAIWPDICAENRDAILDGLDALTAALAQVRATVAGGDRAGLLERLEVARAARINLPARIATADALVEVRIPVPDRPGVLAEVTTLAGELDVNIVDLEIAHSAEGDRGVLIVTIDARAADRVCDELRARGYHPAATPVLL, encoded by the coding sequence ATGGCGCGACGGGCATCGATCGTCGGCACCGGCCTCATCGGTGCATCGGTGGCGCTGGCGTTGCGCGCCCACGGTTGGCACGTGAGCGGCGTCGATCGTGACGAAGCTCACGCGGCCGACGCACTGGCGGCGGGCGTCGTCGATGCGATCGGTCTCGACCCCGACAGCGAACTGGTCGTCGTCGCCGTGCCGGTCTCGTCGGTCGCCGACGCCGTACGCGACGCGCTCGCCGCGTGCCCGCGGGCGACGGTGACCGACGTCGGTTCGGTGAAGGCGCCGATCGTGGCGGCCGTCGCCGACGATCGCTTCGTCGGAGGCCACCCGATGGCGGGCTCCGAACAGGACGGGCTCAAAGGCGCCGACGCCAACTTGTTCAACGGCGCCACGTGGGTGCTCACGCCGACGGACGGCACTGATCCTGAGCGCTACGCCGACCTGCGTGCCACCGTCAGCAGCATCGGCGCCGACGTCGTGGAGCTCCGGCCCGAGCGCCACGACGCGCTGGTCGCGCTGGTGTCGCACGTGCCGCACCTCACGGCCGCCACGTTGATGGGGATCGCGGCGTCGCGCGCCGAGGAGCACGCCACGCTGCTGCGCCTGGCGGCGGGCGGCTTCCGTGACATGACGCGCATCGCGGCGGGCCATCCGGCGATCTGGCCCGACATCTGCGCCGAGAACCGCGACGCCATCCTCGACGGACTCGACGCGCTGACCGCCGCCCTCGCACAGGTGCGGGCGACGGTCGCCGGTGGTGATCGTGCCGGTCTGCTGGAGCGCCTCGAAGTGGCGCGGGCGGCGCGCATCAACTTGCCGGCGCGCATCGCGACGGCCGACGCGCTGGTCGAGGTCCGCATCCCGGTGCCCGACCGCCCGGGTGTGCTCGCCGAGGTGACAACCCTGGCCGGCGAGCTCGACGTCAACATCGTCGACCTCGAGATCGCCCACTCCGCCGAGGGCGACCGCGGCGTGCTCATCGTCACCATCGACGCCCGCGCCGCCGACCGTGTGTGCGACGAGTTGCGGGCGCGCGGCTATCACCCCGCGGCCACCCCCGTCCTCCTATGA